A single region of the Sphingobium sp. TKS genome encodes:
- a CDS encoding DUF3572 domain-containing protein, with product MRPDINHGKQHSPSEAREPSVLALMALAWTLADDRRADRLLALTGLDADTLRAGVGDPAILSAVLAFLADHEPDLIACAESIDSTPTALIAAKEALTA from the coding sequence ATGCGTCCCGACATTAACCATGGCAAGCAACATAGTCCAAGCGAGGCTCGAGAGCCATCCGTACTGGCGCTGATGGCGCTGGCCTGGACATTGGCGGACGATCGCCGTGCCGACCGGCTGCTGGCCCTGACTGGACTGGACGCCGATACGCTACGGGCAGGCGTGGGCGATCCGGCGATATTGAGCGCGGTGCTGGCTTTCCTGGCCGATCATGAGCCGGACCTGATCGCCTGTGCCGAGAGCATCGACAGCACGCCAACGGCGCTGATCGCCGCGAAGGAGGCTCTCACCGCATGA
- a CDS encoding response regulator: MAKRVLVVEDNELNLKLFCDLLRAHGHEVLPLRDGRDLLTQAREFHPDLVITDIHLPHISGLDLIISLKRDAQLSAVPIMAVTAYAGHGDEDRIRGAGAQAYVSKPISVLRFVEQVNALL, translated from the coding sequence GTGGCAAAGCGCGTGCTCGTTGTCGAGGACAACGAACTTAATCTCAAACTTTTTTGCGACCTGTTGCGCGCACACGGGCATGAGGTGCTGCCGCTGCGCGACGGGCGCGACCTGCTGACGCAGGCGCGGGAGTTCCATCCCGACCTGGTGATCACCGACATCCACCTGCCGCATATCAGCGGCCTTGACCTCATCATCTCGCTGAAGCGGGACGCGCAACTATCCGCCGTGCCGATCATGGCGGTCACCGCCTATGCGGGCCATGGCGATGAGGATCGGATTCGCGGGGCAGGCGCGCAGGCCTATGTGTCCAAGCCGATTTCGGTGCTGCGCTTCGTCGAGCAGGTGAACGCGCTGCTTTAG
- a CDS encoding PhoX family protein, whose amino-acid sequence MSHLTDEARAAFRDAQPKITTGEDSLESIVAANPARRTILKNGLLGLSMLPMLGALTACGDDDASASPTPTPTPPTPTPTPAASYAINFASVAINSNDTVTVPAGYTIDVLLKAGDSVETGTAYAPGSFPNSATQTNLWAGGNHDGMEFFELSGVDPNAGGLLAINHELPDYNILFSSGTYTAATATADQKAIALSAVGVSVVEIAKGTDGKFAVKAGSRFNKRYTGNTDYRAGGPAAGLLSSTIRGTLNNCASGRTPWGTYLTCEETTNNYIDTTQPNNNYGWVVEIDPYQELAAPTKRTAMGRFSHENVAYLNDGNNRVAFYMGDDSTPGCIYKFVPDRAYSTSNRASNIDMLDYGTLYVARFNADGTGEWRALVQGQNGLVANASDPGNVSQSTTPPTPTTVSFNTTADVLINTQSAARVAGGTLMDRPEWITVAPNRQAIFVTLTNNSGRRVTDNPNPRTTNLHGHILKFRENGDSPLATRFTWEVFLLAGNPNLAEANLKGNISGDYFSSPDGLRIDPQGRLWVETDHNLTGNAGTLNGAAVNMTQAFGNNSMYHVDQTSKASKRFLVGPAGCEITGIAYTPDLESFFINIQHPTGNWPVSGQQPRSSTIVVRRTDGQPVGN is encoded by the coding sequence ATGTCTCATCTGACCGACGAGGCGCGCGCGGCCTTTCGCGATGCGCAGCCCAAGATCACTACGGGCGAAGACAGCCTGGAGTCGATCGTCGCCGCCAATCCGGCGCGCCGCACCATCCTGAAGAACGGCCTACTGGGCCTTTCCATGCTGCCGATGCTGGGCGCGCTCACGGCGTGCGGCGATGATGATGCTTCGGCCTCCCCCACGCCGACGCCGACCCCCCCCACACCGACACCGACTCCTGCGGCCAGCTATGCCATCAATTTCGCGTCGGTTGCGATCAACAGCAACGACACCGTCACCGTCCCTGCGGGTTACACCATTGACGTGCTGCTGAAGGCCGGCGATTCGGTCGAAACCGGCACCGCCTATGCGCCCGGCAGCTTCCCGAACAGCGCGACCCAGACCAACCTCTGGGCCGGCGGCAATCATGATGGCATGGAATTTTTCGAACTGTCGGGCGTCGATCCCAATGCGGGTGGTCTGCTGGCGATCAACCATGAGCTGCCGGACTATAACATCCTCTTTTCCAGCGGCACCTACACAGCCGCCACTGCCACCGCCGATCAGAAGGCGATCGCCCTGTCCGCCGTTGGCGTTTCCGTCGTGGAGATCGCCAAGGGCACGGACGGCAAGTTCGCGGTCAAAGCGGGTTCGCGCTTCAACAAGCGCTATACCGGCAACACCGATTATCGTGCCGGCGGTCCGGCCGCGGGCCTGCTCAGCTCGACCATAAGAGGCACGCTGAACAACTGCGCCTCGGGCCGTACGCCCTGGGGCACCTATTTGACCTGCGAGGAAACGACCAACAACTATATCGACACGACCCAGCCCAACAACAATTATGGCTGGGTGGTCGAGATCGACCCCTATCAGGAACTGGCCGCGCCGACGAAGCGCACCGCCATGGGCCGCTTCAGCCATGAGAATGTCGCCTATCTGAATGACGGCAACAACCGCGTCGCCTTCTACATGGGTGACGATTCGACGCCGGGCTGCATCTACAAATTCGTGCCCGACCGCGCCTATAGCACCAGCAACCGCGCATCGAACATCGATATGCTGGATTATGGCACGCTCTATGTCGCGCGCTTCAACGCCGACGGCACGGGTGAATGGCGCGCGCTGGTGCAGGGGCAGAACGGCCTTGTCGCCAATGCCTCCGATCCGGGCAATGTCAGCCAGTCGACCACGCCGCCGACCCCGACGACGGTCAGCTTCAACACCACCGCCGACGTCCTCATCAACACCCAGTCGGCCGCGCGCGTCGCGGGCGGCACGCTGATGGACCGCCCGGAATGGATCACGGTCGCGCCGAACCGCCAAGCGATCTTCGTGACCCTCACCAATAACAGCGGCCGCCGTGTCACCGACAATCCCAATCCGCGCACGACCAACCTGCATGGCCATATTCTGAAATTCCGCGAGAATGGCGATTCGCCGCTTGCCACCCGCTTCACCTGGGAAGTCTTCCTGCTGGCGGGCAATCCCAACCTTGCCGAAGCGAACCTCAAGGGGAATATCAGCGGCGATTATTTCTCCAGCCCCGATGGTCTGCGCATCGATCCGCAGGGCCGTCTGTGGGTGGAAACCGACCATAACCTCACCGGCAATGCGGGCACGCTGAACGGCGCGGCGGTCAACATGACGCAGGCCTTCGGCAATAATTCGATGTATCATGTCGACCAGACGAGCAAGGCGTCCAAGCGCTTCCTGGTCGGTCCTGCGGGCTGCGAGATCACCGGCATCGCTTACACGCCGGACCTCGAGAGCTTCTTCATCAACATCCAGCATCCGACCGGCAACTGGCCGGTCTCGGGGCAGCAGCCGCGCTCCTCGACCATTGTCGTCCGCCGCACGGATGGGCAGCCGGTCGGGAACTGA
- the rpmG gene encoding 50S ribosomal protein L33, which produces MAKPATVKIRLVSSADTGFFYVTKKNPRTKTEKLSFRKYDPVVRKHVEFKEAKIK; this is translated from the coding sequence ATGGCCAAGCCAGCAACCGTCAAGATTCGCCTCGTCAGCTCGGCTGACACCGGCTTCTTCTACGTCACCAAGAAGAATCCGCGCACCAAGACCGAGAAGCTGAGCTTCCGGAAATATGATCCCGTCGTGCGCAAGCATGTCGAGTTCAAGGAAGCCAAGATCAAGTGA
- a CDS encoding TMEM165/GDT1 family protein produces the protein MDALLIALLGCLLGEIGDKGQLLALALAMRFQRDGAVIAGVVAAAIANAAIGAAAGAFLAPMLGSDARLLFLSLALIFLALGMFWPTKQPDPLAGWRLGPFVTTALGLFILGFGDGAQFLILGIAVRTADPFLAATGGAIGIIAATMPVILWREQLFKMLPLRAIRRGGGGLVLLIGLAVAVSALHLA, from the coding sequence ATGGACGCATTGCTGATCGCCCTGCTCGGCTGCCTGTTGGGTGAGATTGGAGACAAGGGGCAGTTGCTCGCCCTGGCGCTGGCCATGCGTTTCCAGCGCGACGGCGCGGTGATCGCGGGGGTCGTCGCGGCCGCCATCGCCAATGCCGCCATCGGCGCGGCGGCGGGCGCCTTTCTGGCGCCGATGCTGGGGTCCGATGCCCGGCTGTTGTTCCTTTCGCTGGCGCTGATCTTCCTGGCTCTTGGCATGTTCTGGCCGACGAAGCAGCCCGATCCGCTGGCGGGCTGGCGGCTGGGGCCGTTTGTGACCACCGCGCTCGGCCTTTTCATCCTGGGCTTTGGCGACGGCGCGCAATTCCTGATCCTGGGCATAGCCGTGCGAACCGCCGATCCCTTTCTCGCCGCGACCGGGGGTGCCATCGGCATCATCGCCGCGACGATGCCCGTGATCCTATGGCGCGAGCAACTGTTCAAGATGCTCCCGCTACGCGCCATTCGCCGGGGCGGCGGGGGGCTGGTGCTACTCATCGGTCTGGCCGTGGCGGTATCGGCGCTGCATCTCGCCTGA
- a CDS encoding Dps family protein: MTAPDLKTPTDLRSNATKSVAQALNGVLADSYALYFKTKNFHWHVSGPHFRDYHLMFDEQATQILATTDLIAERVRKTGNTTLRSIGDISRHQSVVDNDADYVSPGDMLNELREDNLKLVEALRAAKAAATEAGDNATEGIIDDWTDQAEERAWFLFEAGRNA, from the coding sequence ATGACAGCCCCCGACCTCAAGACTCCGACGGATCTGCGCAGCAATGCGACCAAGTCGGTCGCGCAGGCGCTGAACGGCGTGCTCGCGGACAGCTATGCGCTGTATTTCAAGACCAAGAATTTCCACTGGCACGTATCCGGCCCGCATTTCCGCGATTATCATCTGATGTTCGACGAGCAGGCGACGCAGATTCTGGCCACCACCGATCTGATCGCGGAGCGGGTGCGCAAGACGGGCAACACCACGCTGCGCTCGATCGGTGACATTTCCCGCCACCAGTCGGTGGTGGATAATGATGCCGATTATGTCAGCCCCGGCGACATGCTGAACGAGCTGCGCGAGGACAATCTGAAGCTCGTCGAAGCGTTGCGCGCCGCCAAGGCAGCTGCGACTGAAGCGGGCGACAATGCGACCGAAGGCATTATCGACGACTGGACCGATCAGGCGGAAGAACGGGCCTGGTTCCTCTTCGAAGCCGGGCGCAACGCCTGA
- a CDS encoding GreA/GreB family elongation factor, translating into MSVAFRRESDEEHLEPTFEIPLPPGPNWVTARGLRLTREKVEALEAVETEAMAEEDAKKLKRELRYWRTRLATAELRPVPDGEAVAFGSRVAYRLGGKEKRIDIVGDDEAEPTKGRIAFSAPLARAMMDAEEGETVDFGGKPGALTILAIEVIADE; encoded by the coding sequence ATGAGTGTCGCCTTTCGTCGCGAGAGTGACGAGGAGCATCTGGAACCCACTTTCGAAATTCCGTTACCGCCCGGCCCCAATTGGGTGACGGCGCGCGGCCTGCGGTTGACGCGGGAGAAGGTGGAAGCGCTGGAGGCGGTCGAAACCGAGGCCATGGCCGAGGAGGACGCCAAGAAGCTGAAGCGCGAGCTGCGTTACTGGCGGACACGGCTGGCGACGGCGGAATTGCGGCCGGTGCCGGATGGGGAGGCTGTCGCCTTCGGCAGCCGTGTGGCCTACCGGCTGGGCGGCAAGGAGAAGCGGATCGACATCGTCGGTGACGACGAGGCCGAACCGACGAAAGGGCGCATCGCTTTTTCGGCGCCGCTCGCCCGCGCGATGATGGATGCCGAGGAAGGCGAAACCGTCGACTTTGGCGGCAAGCCGGGTGCGCTCACGATTCTGGCGATTGAGGTCATCGCGGACGAGTAA
- the cobT gene encoding cobaltochelatase subunit CobT → MADRSPLDAFKDVLSGAARSIARDAEVEVNFTADTPHMAGKAIKVPMPGRNLPAEQVALARGFADANALKLRHHNAKIHNAAAPADATARAVYDAVEQARVEAIGSRAMEGVRANLNHALDLKLKSDPIRRARSADEVPLSTALALKVRERLTGQAAPKDVLPGLAMVDQWIEDKAGADLDALAMAIDNQRAFQKLTSAMLEHLQLIDADTPPETDDSEAQEEGEDEEQQQEEGDSGEDQAGDSDAFAEARAEDQGGDTEDGETEYSDEFDADSEEGADDMGEEGMMPVRPNRPMSDLPPGFDYKPYTQLHDEVVTAEDLCDEDELLRLRGFLDQQLVSLQGAVTKLANRLQRRLMAQQSRSWDFDQEEGLLDAARLARIVIDPTRSLSYKIERDTEFRDTVVTLLIDNSGSMRGRPISIAAISADIMARTLERCGVKTEILGFTTRAWKGGQSREDWLAAGRPPMPGRLNDLRHIVYKKADEPWRRARKSLGLMMREGLLKENIDGEALLWAHSRLIARNEERRILMVISDGAPVDDSTLSVNSGTYLERHLRQVIEWIENRSPVQLVAIGIGHDVTRYYRRAVTIMDAEQLGGTMVEQLAGLFDED, encoded by the coding sequence ATGGCCGACCGTTCGCCCCTCGATGCCTTCAAGGACGTGCTGTCGGGCGCGGCGCGTTCGATCGCGCGCGACGCGGAGGTGGAGGTGAACTTCACCGCCGACACCCCGCATATGGCGGGCAAGGCGATCAAGGTGCCGATGCCGGGACGCAACCTGCCCGCCGAACAGGTGGCGCTGGCGCGCGGCTTTGCGGACGCCAATGCGCTGAAATTGCGGCACCATAATGCGAAGATCCACAATGCTGCCGCACCGGCTGATGCGACGGCGCGGGCGGTCTATGACGCGGTCGAACAGGCGCGGGTCGAGGCGATCGGTTCGCGGGCGATGGAGGGGGTGCGGGCGAACCTCAACCATGCGCTCGACCTGAAATTGAAGTCCGATCCGATCCGCCGGGCGCGCTCCGCCGATGAGGTGCCCTTGTCGACGGCGCTGGCGCTCAAGGTGCGCGAACGGCTGACCGGACAGGCCGCGCCCAAGGATGTGCTGCCGGGTCTGGCGATGGTCGACCAGTGGATCGAGGACAAGGCCGGGGCCGATCTCGACGCGCTTGCCATGGCGATCGACAATCAGCGGGCCTTTCAGAAGCTGACCTCGGCCATGCTGGAGCATCTCCAGCTCATCGACGCGGATACGCCGCCTGAAACCGACGATTCGGAAGCCCAGGAAGAGGGCGAGGACGAGGAGCAGCAACAGGAAGAGGGCGACAGCGGCGAGGATCAGGCCGGCGACAGCGACGCCTTTGCCGAGGCGCGGGCCGAGGACCAGGGCGGCGACACCGAGGACGGCGAGACCGAATATAGCGACGAGTTCGACGCCGACAGCGAGGAAGGCGCGGACGATATGGGCGAGGAAGGCATGATGCCGGTCCGCCCGAACCGGCCGATGTCGGACCTGCCGCCGGGCTTCGACTACAAGCCCTATACGCAGCTTCATGATGAGGTCGTGACCGCCGAGGATCTGTGCGACGAGGATGAATTGCTGCGGTTGCGCGGCTTCCTCGACCAGCAGTTGGTGAGCTTGCAGGGCGCGGTGACGAAGCTTGCCAACCGGCTCCAGCGGCGGCTGATGGCGCAACAGTCGCGGTCGTGGGACTTCGATCAGGAAGAAGGCCTGCTCGACGCGGCGCGGCTGGCGCGGATCGTGATCGATCCGACGCGCTCATTGAGCTACAAGATCGAGCGAGATACCGAGTTCCGCGATACCGTCGTGACGCTGCTGATCGACAATAGCGGATCGATGCGCGGGCGGCCGATCTCCATCGCGGCGATCAGCGCCGACATCATGGCACGCACCCTGGAACGTTGCGGGGTGAAGACCGAGATTCTGGGCTTCACTACCCGCGCCTGGAAGGGCGGGCAGAGCCGCGAGGACTGGCTCGCCGCCGGGCGTCCGCCGATGCCGGGGCGTTTGAACGACCTGCGGCACATCGTCTACAAGAAGGCCGACGAACCCTGGCGCCGGGCGCGCAAGAGTCTGGGCCTGATGATGCGCGAGGGGCTGCTCAAGGAGAATATCGACGGCGAGGCGCTGCTCTGGGCGCACAGCCGCCTGATCGCGCGCAATGAGGAGCGCCGCATATTGATGGTGATCTCGGACGGCGCGCCGGTCGACGATTCCACCCTGTCGGTCAACAGCGGCACCTATCTGGAGCGGCATTTGCGTCAGGTGATCGAGTGGATCGAGAACCGCTCGCCCGTGCAGCTCGTCGCCATCGGCATCGGCCATGACGTCACGCGCTATTATCGCCGCGCGGTGACCATCATGGATGCCGAACAGCTCGGCGGGACCATGGTGGAGCAGCTCGCCGGACTGTTCGACGAAGATTAG
- a CDS encoding tyrosine-protein phosphatase produces the protein MSETFALTPEEGRLPLENAFNLRDFGGYATADGRCVKRGMLYRSGTMALLTDGDADHLRSLGIRAICDFRRGNERTAEPTRWHGAEVDYFCRDYTESSGLLGEMLKRDGATADDMRQTMIALYRVIPVDHAESYCAMFARIVDGRVPLLINCSAGKDRTGVGAALILAALGVPRQTIVADYLATNAHADWDWLLAQRNTLVARMRLTKTDMLEPLLQAEAVYLDTLFATLDEKHGGVDGYLNDVLGVDATARDAMRGMLLD, from the coding sequence ATGAGCGAGACTTTCGCCCTGACACCGGAGGAAGGCCGCCTGCCCTTGGAGAACGCGTTCAACCTGCGCGACTTCGGCGGCTATGCGACCGCCGACGGACGCTGCGTGAAGCGCGGCATGCTCTATCGGTCGGGGACGATGGCGCTGCTGACGGATGGGGATGCGGACCATCTCCGTTCGCTCGGCATCAGGGCGATCTGCGATTTTCGCCGCGGCAACGAACGGACGGCCGAACCTACGCGCTGGCACGGGGCGGAGGTCGATTATTTCTGCCGCGATTATACGGAAAGCAGCGGCCTGCTGGGCGAGATGCTGAAGCGCGACGGCGCGACGGCGGACGATATGCGGCAGACGATGATCGCGCTTTATCGCGTCATCCCGGTGGACCATGCCGAATCCTACTGCGCCATGTTCGCGCGGATCGTGGACGGTCGCGTGCCGCTGCTGATCAACTGTTCGGCGGGCAAGGACCGCACTGGGGTCGGCGCAGCGCTGATCCTGGCGGCGCTGGGCGTGCCGCGCCAGACGATCGTCGCGGATTATCTGGCGACCAATGCCCATGCAGATTGGGACTGGCTGCTGGCGCAGCGCAACACGCTGGTGGCGCGGATGCGGTTGACGAAGACCGATATGCTCGAACCCTTGTTGCAGGCCGAAGCCGTCTATCTGGATACGTTGTTCGCGACGCTGGATGAAAAGCATGGCGGCGTGGACGGCTATCTGAACGACGTGCTGGGCGTGGACGCCACGGCGCGGGACGCCATGCGCGGGATGTTGCTGGACTGA
- a CDS encoding OsmC family protein: MIVVERISPEDTAHRISIRGHELTVDMTAPDGHDAGPDPHDLYDSALGACKAMTMLWYAQRNGIPVEGIHVGVVRDASQERQGIYKLTTRIALSGPLSEEQHDKLIAVAAKCPVHKLMSEVETQIETIAVPYVGEGERP, encoded by the coding sequence ATGATTGTCGTCGAACGGATTTCGCCCGAGGATACGGCTCATCGGATCAGCATTCGCGGCCATGAACTGACCGTCGATATGACGGCGCCGGACGGCCATGATGCCGGGCCGGACCCGCATGATCTTTACGATTCGGCCTTGGGCGCGTGCAAGGCGATGACCATGCTCTGGTATGCGCAGCGCAACGGCATTCCGGTCGAGGGCATCCATGTCGGCGTGGTTCGGGATGCGAGCCAGGAGCGGCAGGGCATCTACAAGCTGACGACGCGCATCGCGCTCTCCGGTCCGTTGAGTGAGGAGCAGCACGACAAGCTGATCGCCGTGGCCGCGAAATGCCCGGTGCACAAGCTGATGAGCGAGGTCGAGACGCAGATCGAAACCATCGCCGTGCCCTATGTCGGGGAGGGCGAGCGGCCATGA
- the cobS gene encoding cobaltochelatase subunit CobS: MTDIPNVQPDTRAETLLASPDREVDARDVFGIDVDMKIPAFSEADERVPDLDPAYVFDPDTTLAILAGFAYNRRVMVQGYHGTGKSSHIEQVAARLRWPCIRINLDAHISRIDLVGRDAIVLKDGQQVTEFREGLLPWALQRPVALVFDEYDAGRPDVMFVIQRVLETDGKMTLLDQNRVIRPNPWFRLFATANTVGLGDTTGLYHGTQQINQGQMDRWNLVVALNYLPAATEAQVVLAKSGEYDHEGGRKEVENMIKVAELTRQGFINGDISTVMSPRTVISWAQNALIFKNIGFAFRLSFLNKCDEAERPLVAEYYQRVFGKDLPESVAHRAA; this comes from the coding sequence ATGACCGACATCCCGAACGTCCAGCCCGATACCCGCGCCGAAACGCTGTTGGCCTCGCCCGACCGCGAAGTCGATGCGCGCGACGTGTTCGGCATCGATGTCGACATGAAGATCCCGGCCTTTTCGGAAGCCGATGAGCGGGTGCCCGACCTTGACCCCGCCTATGTGTTCGACCCGGACACCACGCTCGCGATCCTGGCGGGCTTTGCCTATAACCGCCGCGTGATGGTGCAGGGCTATCACGGCACCGGCAAGTCGAGCCATATCGAGCAGGTCGCGGCGCGCCTGCGCTGGCCGTGCATCCGCATCAACCTGGACGCGCATATCAGCCGCATCGACCTGGTCGGGCGCGACGCCATCGTCCTGAAGGACGGGCAGCAGGTGACGGAATTCCGCGAAGGCCTGCTCCCTTGGGCGTTGCAGCGGCCGGTCGCTTTGGTGTTCGACGAATATGATGCGGGCCGCCCGGACGTGATGTTCGTGATCCAGCGCGTGCTGGAAACAGACGGCAAGATGACTTTGCTCGACCAGAATCGGGTGATCCGGCCCAATCCCTGGTTCCGTCTGTTCGCGACCGCCAATACCGTGGGTTTGGGCGACACGACCGGCCTTTATCACGGCACGCAGCAGATCAACCAGGGCCAGATGGACCGCTGGAACCTGGTGGTGGCGCTGAACTATCTGCCCGCCGCGACCGAGGCGCAGGTGGTGCTCGCCAAGTCCGGCGAGTACGACCATGAAGGCGGCCGCAAGGAAGTCGAGAATATGATCAAGGTGGCGGAGTTGACCCGCCAGGGCTTCATCAACGGCGATATCTCGACCGTGATGTCGCCGCGCACCGTGATAAGCTGGGCGCAGAATGCGCTGATCTTCAAGAATATCGGCTTCGCCTTCCGCCTGAGCTTCCTCAACAAATGCGATGAGGCAGAGCGGCCGCTGGTGGCCGAATATTATCAGCGCGTCTTCGGCAAGGATCTGCCCGAAAGCGTCGCCCACCGGGCGGCCTGA
- a CDS encoding Hsp70 family protein: MTMPRALGLDFGTTNSVAALANGSGSELVEFSGAQATGPVFRSALCFWHDSDAKGGMAHEAGPWAIAEYLEFPEDSRFLQSFKSVAASPVFESANVFEKRFRFEELGQLFLSRMVGHAGGTLDRRPERIVIGRPVEYAGSRPDEGLARRRYDAMFAGFGDELHYVYEPLGAAFSYASRLTEAATILVADFGGGTSDFSIVRVEAPGAARRCVPLGSAGIGLAGDRFDYRIVDHLVLPMLGKGGSYQSFGKELEIPRSYFADFADWSRLALMRNRRTMDELARLQKAAHDPDAIGRMITVIEKELGYPLYDAVGSLKRRLSEAESAIFRFEGGGLAIEAEVTRADFEGWIAPDIARIEATVDKALAKAGVAPDAIDRVFLTGGTSLIPAIRRIFDRRFGKDHIATGDELTSIAHGLALIGQEANLAEWAA; encoded by the coding sequence ATGACGATGCCCCGCGCCCTGGGCCTTGATTTCGGCACGACCAACAGCGTGGCCGCACTCGCCAATGGCAGCGGGTCGGAACTGGTCGAGTTTTCCGGTGCCCAGGCGACCGGGCCGGTATTCCGCTCCGCGCTCTGCTTCTGGCACGACAGCGATGCGAAGGGCGGCATGGCGCATGAGGCAGGCCCATGGGCGATCGCGGAATATCTGGAATTTCCGGAAGACAGCCGCTTCCTGCAAAGCTTCAAGTCAGTGGCGGCCAGCCCGGTCTTCGAAAGCGCCAACGTGTTCGAAAAGCGCTTCCGATTCGAGGAACTGGGGCAGTTGTTCCTGTCGCGCATGGTCGGCCATGCCGGCGGGACGCTGGACCGGCGGCCGGAGCGGATCGTCATCGGGCGGCCGGTCGAATATGCCGGGTCGCGGCCCGATGAAGGGCTGGCACGGCGGCGCTATGACGCCATGTTTGCGGGGTTCGGGGACGAGCTTCATTATGTCTATGAACCGCTGGGGGCCGCGTTCAGCTATGCTAGCCGGCTGACCGAGGCGGCGACCATCCTCGTCGCGGACTTTGGCGGTGGCACCAGCGACTTTTCGATCGTGCGGGTCGAGGCGCCGGGGGCGGCGCGGCGTTGCGTGCCGCTCGGATCGGCGGGCATCGGCCTTGCCGGGGATCGCTTCGACTATCGGATCGTCGATCATCTGGTGCTGCCGATGCTGGGCAAGGGCGGAAGCTACCAGAGCTTCGGCAAGGAGCTGGAGATTCCGCGCAGCTATTTTGCCGATTTTGCCGACTGGTCGCGACTGGCGCTGATGCGCAACCGGCGGACCATGGATGAACTGGCGCGCTTGCAGAAGGCGGCCCATGATCCCGACGCTATCGGACGGATGATCACGGTGATCGAGAAGGAATTGGGCTATCCGCTCTATGATGCGGTGGGGTCATTGAAACGGCGGCTGTCAGAGGCTGAGAGCGCTATTTTCCGCTTCGAAGGCGGCGGGCTTGCCATCGAGGCGGAAGTGACACGCGCCGATTTCGAAGGCTGGATCGCGCCCGACATCGCCCGGATCGAGGCGACGGTGGACAAGGCGCTCGCCAAGGCGGGCGTAGCGCCCGATGCCATCGACCGGGTGTTCCTGACGGGCGGGACTTCGCTGATCCCGGCGATCCGGCGGATATTCGACAGGCGCTTCGGGAAAGACCATATTGCGACCGGCGACGAACTGACCTCTATCGCGCATGGACTGGCGCTGATCGGGCAGGAGGCCAATTTGGCCGAATGGGCTGCTTGA
- a CDS encoding DUF1294 domain-containing protein: MEMAILSLLILLLNGWTMLRFWQDKAAAVVGRRRIPEKDLLGLALIGGSPGALLARHIFRHKTRKQPFSTLLLLIVAVQMGTGIGWLLL; encoded by the coding sequence ATGGAAATGGCGATCCTCTCTCTTCTTATCTTGCTGCTGAATGGTTGGACGATGCTGCGCTTCTGGCAGGACAAGGCTGCCGCGGTCGTGGGCCGCCGCCGCATTCCGGAAAAAGACCTGCTCGGCCTGGCGCTGATCGGCGGCTCGCCCGGTGCCCTGCTTGCGCGCCACATCTTCCGTCACAAGACGCGAAAGCAGCCCTTTTCAACCCTGTTGCTGCTCATCGTCGCTGTGCAAATGGGCACCGGCATCGGCTGGCTCCTGCTCTGA
- a CDS encoding J domain-containing protein, with product MASDPFSNRRFNRFHGRVESDRPCAVPGCREPGEFRAPPLEGSGSSHASAHHEGPRWRWLCLEHVREFNQGYNFFTGMSPEEINAAQRPYAGWERETRAFSTNAASPPPKWSDFQDPLDAIGAKFKERVAKARANNKMRQDGKFLSKEDRRALDVMGLTIDADRRALRQRYTELLRRFHPDHNGGDRSHEALLQGVIEAYQLLRKAEAFA from the coding sequence TTGGCTAGCGATCCCTTCTCGAACCGGCGTTTCAACCGTTTCCATGGCCGCGTGGAAAGCGACCGCCCCTGCGCGGTTCCCGGCTGTCGCGAGCCGGGCGAATTCCGTGCGCCGCCGCTGGAGGGAAGCGGGTCGAGCCATGCCAGTGCCCATCATGAAGGCCCGCGCTGGCGCTGGCTGTGCCTGGAGCATGTGCGGGAATTCAACCAGGGCTATAATTTCTTCACCGGCATGAGCCCGGAGGAAATCAACGCGGCTCAACGCCCCTATGCGGGGTGGGAGCGGGAGACTCGGGCCTTTTCCACCAACGCCGCCAGCCCCCCGCCCAAATGGTCGGATTTTCAGGACCCGCTGGATGCCATCGGCGCCAAGTTCAAGGAGCGCGTGGCGAAGGCGCGGGCCAACAACAAGATGCGGCAAGACGGGAAATTCCTGTCGAAGGAAGACCGCCGGGCGCTGGACGTCATGGGGCTGACGATCGATGCGGACCGCAGAGCCTTGCGGCAGCGCTATACGGAATTGCTGCGGCGCTTTCACCCCGACCATAATGGCGGGGATCGAAGCCATGAGGCGTTGCTGCAGGGGGTGATCGAGGCCTATCAGCTTTTGCGCAAGGCTGAGGCTTTCGCATGA